The DNA region TCGCTGCCCGTCTGGGCGGCGGCATCCGCATCTCCCCCGTGCTGGCGGGCGACTCCGGCCTGGCGCGGGCACTGGAGCGCCACTACGGCCACCCCTTGTCCATGGAACACGCCCTGCGCGAACTGGAGCGCGAAACGGCGCCAGAAGAAGGCGCCGGGGACACCGGCGCCGAAGACGAGTCCCAGCGCCCGGTCGTGCGCCTGGTAAACGCCCTGCTGACCGATGCGGTCAAGCGCAACGCCTCGGACATTCACCTGGAACCGGAACGGGGCTTCGCGCGCTTCCGCTACCGCGTTGACGGAGTGCTGTGCCAGGTCTGCAGCCTGCACAAAGACCACTGGCCGTCCATCGCGGTGCGCGTCAAAGTAATGGCCGGGCTGGACATCGCCGAACAGCGCCTGCCGCAGGACGGTCATTTCTCCCTGTCGCTGGCCGGGCACACGGTGGACTTCCGCGTCTCCACGCTGCCCACGGTATATGGAGAAAACATCGTGTTGCGGGTGCTGGACCGGGAACGGATGACCATCGCCCTGGACAAACTGGGGCTGGACGCCCAGGCGCAAGAGGCGCTGGAACGGATGCTCGAGCGCCCGGAAGGAATGATCCTGATGACCGGCCCCACCGGCAGCGGCAAGACCACGACGCTGTACGCCCTGCTCAACCGCCTCAACACCGGCGAGACCAACATCATGACCCTGGAGGACCCGGTGGAATACCAGCTGCCCGCGGTGCGCCAATGCTCGCTGGATGCCTCGCAATTCGATTTTGCCGCCGGCGTGCGCGCCGTGCTGCGCCAGGCGCCGGACATCCTCCTGATCGGAGAAATCCGCGACGAAGAAACGGCGCGCATGACCATGCGCGCCGCCATGACCGGGCACCGGGTATTCGCCACCCTGCACACCGTCTCCGCGCTGGCCGCCCTGCCGCGGCTGACGAGCATGGGCATCCCCCCGGATCTCCTGGCCGGCCATCTGGTCGGGGTGGTCGCCCAACGCCTGGCGCGGCGCCTGTGCATGCGCTGCCGCGGCACCCACCGCCCAACCCCCGGCGAGCGCCGCCTGCTGGGCATGCACGCGGAAGACCGGCGCCCCCTGTACCGCGCGGTCGGCTGCCCGCAGTGCGGGCACAGCGGCTACCGGGGCCGGCTGGCGATCATGGAAGTGCTGCACCTGGACCCCGGCCTGAGCGCGCTGGTCGCGGCGCGCGCCTCCTGGCCGCAACTGCTGGAGCGGGTGCGGGCCACGGGCGCGCGCAGCCTGTCCCAGGCCGGGGCGCAGCGGGTACTGGAGGGCGCTACCGATCTGCCCGAGTTGCGCCGCGTAATAGACATGAGCCACCTGGAGCGCGCCTGAGGGAGGCCGCGGGGAGACGGACACAGATGCGCAGTTTTCGTTACCGCGCCGCCGATTCGCAGGGCAGAATGCGCGAGGCCCGGATGGACGCGCTCGATGCGGCGGAACTGGAGGGGCAGCTGGCCCGCCGCGGCCTGACCCTGCTGCACTGCCGCCCGGCGGTACGCCAGCGGCGGCGCTTGCGGCGCCGCGAACAGATCGAGCTCTGCTTTCACCTGGAGCATGGTTTGCGCGCCGGCCTGCCGCTGCTGGACTGCCTGCGCTGCCTGGCGGAAGAGCAGCGCGGG from Gammaproteobacteria bacterium includes:
- a CDS encoding GspE/PulE family protein, which codes for MNLPIRLGDFLVQRGIVSGDQLRIALTEHRRSGETLGACLVRLGFVSETVITASLAGLLGERPIDLERVIPDPDAIALLPWETARHYRVLPVRYEPDTRQLTLATGDPRNLLLMDEIAARLGGGIRISPVLAGDSGLARALERHYGHPLSMEHALRELERETAPEEGAGDTGAEDESQRPVVRLVNALLTDAVKRNASDIHLEPERGFARFRYRVDGVLCQVCSLHKDHWPSIAVRVKVMAGLDIAEQRLPQDGHFSLSLAGHTVDFRVSTLPTVYGENIVLRVLDRERMTIALDKLGLDAQAQEALERMLERPEGMILMTGPTGSGKTTTLYALLNRLNTGETNIMTLEDPVEYQLPAVRQCSLDASQFDFAAGVRAVLRQAPDILLIGEIRDEETARMTMRAAMTGHRVFATLHTVSALAALPRLTSMGIPPDLLAGHLVGVVAQRLARRLCMRCRGTHRPTPGERRLLGMHAEDRRPLYRAVGCPQCGHSGYRGRLAIMEVLHLDPGLSALVAARASWPQLLERVRATGARSLSQAGAQRVLEGATDLPELRRVIDMSHLERA